A DNA window from Chelativorans sp. AA-79 contains the following coding sequences:
- a CDS encoding transglycosylase domain-containing protein — MAKATRKRRIEPTFGTPASRRAGTLSVTAADRVVPPQRRRKSKKKARRRPSRSRRGGGFAGFLKGVVYWSIVLGLWAGIAAVGLVAFYGAQMPSLTTWAIPDRPPNVKILAVDGSLIANRGMTGGEAIGLHEMSPYIPQAVIAIEDRRFYSHWGVDPIGLARAMAENVVQGELSQGGSTITQQLAKNLYLKPDRTIERKVQEMLLAIWLEQKYTKDQILEMYLNRVYFGSGAYGVESASQRYFNKSARDVTLSEAALLAGLLKAPSRLSPARDPQAAEGRAQVVLAAMRQEGMIGDSELTAAMSAPATRAAAFWTGSEHYVADRIMEELPALVGTVQQDLVVRTTIDLHLQRVAEKSIRRLIDEEGKKLRVSQGALVSIDGSGAVRAMVGGYDYANSQFDRASEARRQPGSAFKPFVYMAALEQGRTPLSVRNDAPVRIGRWRPENYRGKYYGQVTLAEALARSLNSVAAQLTMEVGPKAVVEVAHRMGIESDLNANASIALGTSEVTPLELTAAYVPFANGGFRPDVHFMQRVATASGKVLYEHNTGRVPRVASPEITGMMNSMMAGTIEYGSGRSAAFGWPAAGKTGTTQDSRDAWFVGYTSNLVTGVWFGNDDSRPTEATGSSMPAQAWREFMTAAHKGVPVAGLPGKWRPEPQTARPLQASNSAPQNAVGDDVRPEAIPSSAERGRIDGRPVPPADVGGPPQRRHLSILDVILGN, encoded by the coding sequence ATGGCAAAAGCCACTCGGAAAAGGCGTATAGAGCCGACCTTCGGCACGCCCGCTTCGCGGCGTGCCGGCACGCTGTCGGTGACCGCCGCGGACCGCGTCGTGCCGCCGCAGCGAAGGCGGAAGAGCAAGAAGAAGGCCCGCCGGCGCCCGAGCCGCTCCCGGCGGGGCGGCGGTTTCGCCGGCTTTCTGAAAGGAGTCGTCTACTGGTCGATCGTTCTCGGCCTCTGGGCCGGCATCGCCGCGGTCGGTCTCGTAGCCTTCTATGGCGCGCAGATGCCGAGCCTGACCACCTGGGCCATTCCCGACCGGCCGCCGAATGTGAAGATCCTGGCGGTCGACGGCTCGCTGATCGCCAATCGCGGCATGACGGGCGGTGAGGCGATCGGGCTGCATGAAATGTCGCCCTATATCCCGCAGGCAGTGATCGCCATCGAGGACAGGCGATTCTATTCCCATTGGGGCGTCGATCCGATCGGGCTTGCCCGCGCGATGGCCGAGAACGTCGTGCAAGGCGAACTCAGCCAAGGCGGGTCCACCATCACCCAGCAGCTTGCCAAGAACCTCTATTTAAAGCCCGACCGTACGATCGAGCGTAAGGTGCAGGAAATGCTGCTCGCCATCTGGCTCGAGCAGAAATACACCAAGGACCAGATTTTGGAGATGTACCTGAACCGCGTCTATTTCGGTTCCGGCGCTTATGGCGTGGAATCTGCCTCGCAGCGCTATTTCAACAAATCCGCGCGCGATGTCACGCTTTCCGAGGCCGCCTTGCTTGCCGGTCTGCTGAAGGCCCCGTCGCGGCTCTCTCCCGCCCGCGATCCGCAGGCGGCCGAAGGGCGCGCGCAGGTGGTGCTCGCCGCCATGCGGCAAGAAGGCATGATCGGCGACAGCGAACTCACGGCGGCGATGAGTGCGCCCGCCACGCGCGCGGCGGCGTTCTGGACGGGTTCGGAACACTATGTGGCCGATCGCATCATGGAGGAACTGCCGGCCCTCGTGGGCACGGTCCAGCAGGATCTTGTCGTCAGGACGACGATCGACCTCCATTTGCAGAGGGTTGCCGAGAAATCGATCCGCCGCCTGATCGACGAAGAAGGCAAGAAGCTGCGAGTCAGCCAGGGCGCACTGGTTTCGATCGACGGCTCAGGTGCCGTGCGCGCGATGGTCGGAGGATACGACTATGCCAACAGCCAGTTCGATCGCGCTTCCGAGGCGCGCCGGCAGCCTGGCTCCGCTTTCAAGCCCTTCGTCTATATGGCTGCGCTCGAACAGGGGCGTACGCCGCTCAGCGTGCGCAACGATGCACCCGTGAGGATCGGCAGGTGGCGGCCGGAAAATTATCGCGGCAAGTATTACGGCCAGGTCACGCTGGCCGAGGCGCTGGCGCGGTCCCTGAACTCGGTAGCGGCACAGCTCACGATGGAGGTGGGGCCGAAAGCGGTGGTCGAGGTGGCCCATCGCATGGGAATTGAATCGGACCTCAACGCCAACGCTTCCATCGCACTCGGCACGTCGGAAGTCACGCCGCTGGAGCTGACAGCCGCCTATGTGCCCTTCGCCAATGGCGGCTTCCGGCCCGACGTGCATTTCATGCAGCGGGTGGCGACGGCCTCCGGCAAGGTGCTTTACGAGCACAACACCGGCCGCGTCCCGCGCGTGGCGAGTCCGGAGATCACCGGCATGATGAACTCGATGATGGCGGGCACGATCGAATACGGCAGCGGGCGTTCCGCCGCCTTCGGCTGGCCGGCGGCAGGCAAGACCGGCACCACGCAAGATTCGCGCGACGCCTGGTTTGTCGGCTACACCTCCAACCTGGTGACGGGTGTCTGGTTCGGCAATGACGACAGCCGCCCCACAGAGGCCACGGGCAGTTCGATGCCGGCGCAGGCCTGGCGCGAATTCATGACCGCAGCTCATAAGGGCGTGCCGGTGGCGGGACTCCCCGGCAAGTGGCGGCCGGAACCTCAAACGGCCCGGCCCCTCCAGGCGTCGAACTCTGCACCGCAGAACGCCGTGGGGGACGACGTGCGGCCCGAGGCAATCCCGTCCTCGGCAGAGCGCGGCCGGATCGATGGCCGGCCGGTTCCCCCTGCGGATGTGGGTGGCCCGCCGCAGCGGCGCCATCTCTCCATTCTCGACGTCATCCTTGGCAATTAG
- a CDS encoding ribonuclease D → MTIRFHQYDLPDLSLYDVEAVAIDTETLGLNPHRDRLCVIQLSPGDGTADVVQIAAGQRRAPNIVALLRNRRVTKLFHYARFDVAVLHHTFGVMADPLFCTKIASRLTRTYTDRHGLKDICSELLGVNISKAQQSSDWAAEQLTPEQLEYAASDVLYLHRLREVLAYRLERDGRVREAQACFKFLPTRAKLDLMGWDEEDIFAHS, encoded by the coding sequence ATGACCATCCGTTTTCACCAGTACGACCTGCCGGACCTGTCCCTCTACGACGTGGAGGCCGTGGCCATCGACACCGAAACGCTCGGCCTGAATCCGCATCGTGACAGGCTGTGCGTCATTCAGCTTTCGCCGGGGGACGGCACGGCGGACGTCGTCCAGATCGCGGCGGGGCAGCGGCGCGCGCCAAACATCGTGGCGCTGTTGCGCAATCGGCGCGTCACGAAGCTGTTTCACTACGCCCGCTTCGACGTCGCCGTGCTCCACCATACGTTCGGCGTCATGGCCGATCCGCTCTTCTGCACCAAGATCGCCTCACGGCTCACCCGCACCTACACGGACCGGCACGGGCTCAAGGATATCTGCTCCGAGCTCCTGGGTGTCAACATCTCAAAAGCCCAGCAATCCTCGGACTGGGCGGCCGAGCAATTGACGCCCGAGCAGCTCGAATACGCTGCATCGGACGTGCTGTATCTTCACCGCCTTCGCGAGGTGCTTGCCTACCGCCTCGAGCGCGACGGCCGGGTGCGCGAGGCGCAAGCTTGCTTCAAATTTCTGCCGACCCGGGCAAAGCTCGACCTCATGGGTTGGGACGAGGAAGATATCTTCGCGCATAGTTGA
- a CDS encoding BMP family ABC transporter substrate-binding protein has protein sequence MKRIVLGLLAATAMATSATAQELSPAILYDLGGKFDKSFNEMAYMGAERFKEETGIEYAEFEISNDAQREQALRRFAERGHDPIVMAGFTWVEFLDKVAPDYPDVSFTIIDDKVDQPNVRSVTFKEQEGSYLVGMLAALASETGTVGFVGGMQVPLIGKFECGYVGGVKAAKPDANVIRNYTGDTPAAWNDPTKGGEITRTQIDQGADVIYHAAGGTGVGVLQAAADAGKLGIGVDSNQNYLHPGHVLTSMVKRVDQAVYDSFMDAKNGEFTYGAQDLGLKEEGVGYAVDEYNESLITDEMKNAVEEAKADIISGAVTVHNYLEDNSCPYW, from the coding sequence ATGAAGCGTATCGTTCTCGGCCTCCTGGCTGCAACCGCGATGGCCACCTCGGCCACGGCCCAGGAGCTGTCGCCGGCCATCCTCTACGATCTAGGTGGCAAGTTCGACAAATCCTTCAATGAAATGGCCTATATGGGCGCGGAGAGATTCAAGGAGGAGACCGGCATCGAATATGCCGAATTCGAGATCTCCAACGATGCCCAGCGGGAGCAGGCGCTGCGACGCTTCGCCGAACGCGGCCACGATCCGATCGTCATGGCGGGTTTCACATGGGTCGAGTTCCTCGACAAGGTGGCTCCGGACTACCCGGATGTGAGCTTCACCATCATTGATGATAAGGTGGACCAGCCCAATGTGCGCTCGGTCACCTTCAAGGAGCAGGAAGGCTCCTATCTCGTCGGCATGCTCGCCGCGCTCGCTTCGGAGACCGGCACCGTCGGCTTCGTCGGCGGCATGCAGGTGCCGCTTATCGGCAAGTTCGAGTGCGGCTATGTGGGCGGCGTGAAGGCGGCAAAGCCGGACGCCAATGTCATCCGAAACTACACCGGCGACACGCCGGCGGCCTGGAACGATCCGACCAAGGGCGGGGAGATCACCCGCACGCAGATCGACCAAGGTGCCGACGTGATCTATCATGCGGCCGGCGGAACCGGTGTCGGTGTGCTGCAGGCGGCGGCGGATGCGGGCAAGCTCGGCATTGGCGTGGATTCGAACCAGAACTACCTCCATCCGGGCCATGTGCTCACCTCGATGGTGAAGCGCGTGGATCAGGCGGTCTACGATTCTTTCATGGACGCCAAGAACGGCGAATTCACCTATGGCGCGCAGGATCTCGGCCTGAAGGAGGAAGGAGTCGGCTACGCAGTGGACGAGTACAACGAGTCGCTCATCACCGACGAGATGAAGAATGCCGTCGAGGAGGCCAAGGCGGACATCATCTCCGGCGCGGTCACCGTGCACAACTACCTGGAAGACAATAGCTGCCCTTACTGGTAA
- a CDS encoding phosphoadenylyl-sulfate reductase: MAVKPKPLDAEIEAIELDARYGHLEAEAIVELAVERFRAEGGIATVSSFGADSAVLLHMVANVDKSLPVLFLDTGQHFGETIEYRDQLAEDLGLSNLIIVHPLPVALAEHDPRNDLHKSDPDSCCEIRKVEPMARAVQPYAAWFTGRKRHQSQTRSQMPVFETVGPRIRINPLARWTTADQAAYMRAHDLRENPLVAFGYLSIGCFPCTQPVKPGEDERSGRWAGFSKTECGIHLPGLETLTNAA; the protein is encoded by the coding sequence ATGGCAGTGAAGCCAAAGCCGCTTGATGCCGAAATCGAGGCGATCGAGCTCGACGCCCGCTACGGCCATCTGGAGGCCGAGGCGATCGTGGAGCTTGCGGTCGAGCGCTTCCGCGCGGAGGGCGGTATCGCCACCGTCTCGTCGTTCGGAGCCGATTCGGCCGTCCTTCTGCACATGGTTGCGAATGTTGACAAAAGCCTGCCCGTGCTCTTCCTCGACACCGGACAGCATTTCGGCGAGACGATCGAATATCGCGACCAGCTTGCGGAGGACCTCGGACTTTCGAACCTGATCATCGTGCATCCCTTGCCCGTGGCGCTTGCCGAGCACGATCCGCGGAACGACCTCCACAAGTCGGACCCCGATTCCTGCTGCGAGATCCGCAAGGTGGAGCCTATGGCGCGCGCCGTGCAGCCCTATGCCGCCTGGTTCACCGGCCGCAAGCGGCACCAGTCGCAGACGCGATCGCAGATGCCAGTCTTCGAGACGGTCGGTCCGCGCATCCGTATCAACCCGCTTGCGCGCTGGACCACCGCCGACCAGGCCGCCTATATGCGCGCCCACGATCTCCGGGAGAACCCGCTGGTCGCCTTCGGCTATCTCTCCATCGGCTGCTTCCCCTGCACCCAGCCCGTGAAGCCCGGCGAGGACGAGCGCAGCGGCCGCTGGGCGGGTTTCTCAAAAACCGAGTGCGGCATCCACCTGCCCGGCCTCGAAACCCTCACCAACGCAGCTTGA
- a CDS encoding host attachment family protein, whose amino-acid sequence MAGIRLQNGIWVLVADGEKALFLHNKGDAEYPNLEVVREMRDENPPTREQGTDQPGRYFDGANVHKSGFAETDWHRIEKERFAEEIAERLYKMAHKGRFEKIVLVAPPVVLGALRKALHKEVDARVTGEVPKTLTNHTVFDIEKALTGGGAPTFPLQGGSRVR is encoded by the coding sequence ATGGCCGGCATCCGGCTCCAAAACGGCATCTGGGTTCTCGTCGCGGATGGCGAGAAGGCGCTGTTCCTGCACAACAAGGGCGACGCCGAATACCCCAACCTCGAAGTGGTGCGTGAGATGCGCGACGAGAACCCGCCCACGCGCGAACAGGGCACCGACCAGCCCGGCCGCTATTTCGACGGCGCGAACGTGCACAAGAGTGGCTTCGCCGAAACGGATTGGCACCGTATCGAGAAGGAGCGTTTTGCAGAGGAGATCGCAGAACGCCTATACAAGATGGCTCACAAAGGCCGGTTCGAGAAAATCGTGCTCGTCGCACCGCCAGTCGTGCTCGGCGCTTTACGCAAGGCGCTGCACAAGGAGGTCGACGCGCGGGTGACCGGAGAAGTGCCCAAGACGCTCACCAACCACACGGTATTCGATATCGAAAAGGCGTTGACGGGTGGCGGAGCACCCACCTTCCCCTTGCAGGGCGGCTCTCGCGTACGGTGA
- the msrA gene encoding peptide-methionine (S)-S-oxide reductase MsrA produces MFFQASEKKLRLPSPQEALPGRQQPVPTAEKHFVNGRPLKGPYPEGAEQVLFGMGCFWGAERLFWQMEGVWVTAVGYAGGLTPNPTYRETTTGLTGHAEVVLVVYDPKVVSFAGLLKVFWESHDPTQGMRQGNDVGTTYRSAIYTTTDTQRAEAEASRDAYEKALKGAGHEPVTTEITPAPVFYFAEEEHQQYLAKNPGGYCGLQGTGVSCPTPGASALQ; encoded by the coding sequence ATGTTCTTTCAGGCTTCGGAAAAGAAACTCAGGCTTCCCTCTCCGCAGGAGGCCTTGCCCGGCCGTCAGCAGCCGGTCCCCACGGCAGAGAAGCACTTCGTCAATGGCCGCCCGCTCAAGGGTCCATATCCCGAAGGGGCCGAGCAGGTGCTGTTCGGGATGGGTTGCTTCTGGGGTGCGGAGCGTCTGTTCTGGCAGATGGAAGGCGTCTGGGTCACCGCTGTCGGCTACGCGGGCGGACTGACGCCCAACCCGACCTATCGCGAGACCACCACGGGGCTCACAGGCCACGCGGAAGTGGTGCTCGTCGTCTATGATCCGAAGGTGGTTTCCTTCGCTGGGCTTCTGAAGGTGTTCTGGGAAAGCCACGATCCCACGCAAGGCATGCGCCAGGGCAACGACGTGGGCACCACCTACCGTTCCGCCATCTACACGACAACGGACACGCAGCGCGCGGAGGCGGAGGCCTCACGCGACGCCTATGAAAAGGCGCTGAAGGGTGCCGGCCACGAGCCGGTTACGACGGAGATCACCCCTGCGCCGGTCTTCTATTTCGCCGAGGAGGAGCATCAGCAATATCTGGCCAAGAATCCCGGCGGCTATTGCGGCCTTCAGGGCACGGGCGTGAGCTGCCCCACGCCCGGAGCATCCGCCCTTCAGTAG
- a CDS encoding DUF2849 domain-containing protein, translated as MKLVAANRLIDGVAVWLGPDGGWVEDISEAEIARDKETQERLERTGREAFVRNEVLDVELIDVEIVDGTVRPLRLRERIRAAGPSIHPELGKQAKKPAVSLV; from the coding sequence ATGAAGCTCGTCGCCGCCAATCGCCTGATCGATGGTGTTGCCGTCTGGCTCGGCCCGGATGGCGGCTGGGTAGAGGATATCTCCGAGGCCGAGATCGCTCGCGACAAGGAAACGCAGGAGCGCCTGGAGCGAACCGGCCGCGAGGCGTTCGTCCGGAACGAAGTGCTGGACGTCGAACTCATCGATGTCGAGATCGTGGACGGCACTGTTCGCCCGCTGAGGCTGCGTGAGCGCATCCGCGCTGCCGGCCCCTCCATCCACCCCGAGCTCGGAAAGCAGGCGAAGAAGCCTGCCGTCTCCCTGGTCTGA
- a CDS encoding nitrite/sulfite reductase has protein sequence MYRYDEFDHAFVQARVAEFRDQVERRLSGELTEEQFKPLRLMNGVYLQLHAYMLRIAIPYGTLSPRQMRMLAHIARAYDKGYGHFTTRQNLQFHWPALKDIPEILEKLASVEMHAIQTSGNCIRNVTADHFAGAAADEVADPRPYAEILRQWSSLHPEFSYLPRKFKIAVTGAERDRAAVQVHDIGLHLKKNAAGELGFAVYVGGGLGRTPMVAKKIRDFLPEGDLLSYTTAILRVYNLHGRRDNKYKARIKILVHETGAEELAAQVEREFDALKESELKLPEADIRAIETYFAPPALPARPEGDAVLAKAAAADPGFATWLKRNLHTHNNPDYASVTISLKGIGEVPGDMSADQMEAVADLAERYAFDEIRVSHEQNLVLPHVARASLKAVFDRLVQIGLATANAGLVTDIIACPGLDYCALANARSIPVAQQISTRFADQARQETIGDLKIKISGCINACGHHHVGHIGILGVEKKGAELYQVTLGGSGDENTSLGEIIGRGFGPDEIVDAVETIIDTYLGVRRDNSETFLAAYRRLGPAPFKEALYGSEAKAA, from the coding sequence ATGTATCGCTACGACGAATTCGACCACGCATTCGTGCAAGCCCGCGTCGCCGAGTTCCGCGACCAGGTGGAGCGGCGCCTTTCTGGCGAGCTGACGGAAGAGCAGTTCAAGCCGCTCCGGCTGATGAACGGCGTCTATCTCCAGCTCCACGCCTATATGCTGCGCATCGCAATCCCCTATGGCACCCTGTCGCCGCGGCAGATGCGCATGCTGGCTCACATCGCGCGCGCTTACGATAAAGGTTACGGTCACTTCACCACACGGCAGAACCTGCAGTTTCACTGGCCGGCGCTGAAGGACATCCCTGAGATCCTGGAGAAGCTCGCCTCGGTCGAGATGCACGCGATCCAGACCAGCGGAAACTGCATACGCAACGTGACGGCCGACCATTTCGCCGGCGCGGCCGCCGACGAGGTGGCCGACCCGCGCCCCTACGCCGAAATACTGCGCCAGTGGTCCTCGCTACATCCGGAGTTCTCCTATCTCCCGCGCAAGTTCAAGATTGCGGTCACCGGCGCCGAACGCGACCGTGCCGCCGTGCAGGTGCACGACATCGGCCTGCATCTGAAGAAGAACGCGGCGGGCGAGCTGGGCTTTGCGGTCTATGTGGGCGGCGGTCTCGGTCGCACCCCCATGGTGGCCAAGAAGATACGCGATTTCCTGCCGGAAGGGGATCTCCTGTCATACACGACAGCTATCCTGCGCGTGTACAACCTCCATGGCCGCCGCGACAACAAGTACAAGGCGCGGATCAAGATCCTCGTTCACGAGACGGGCGCGGAGGAGTTGGCAGCACAGGTCGAGCGGGAGTTCGACGCACTGAAGGAAAGCGAGCTGAAGCTGCCCGAAGCCGATATCCGCGCAATCGAAACCTATTTCGCGCCTCCCGCGCTCCCCGCCCGCCCCGAAGGTGATGCGGTGCTGGCCAAGGCTGCGGCGGCCGATCCCGGCTTTGCCACCTGGTTGAAGCGCAACCTGCATACGCACAACAACCCGGACTATGCCTCCGTCACCATCTCGCTCAAAGGCATCGGCGAGGTGCCGGGCGACATGTCCGCCGACCAGATGGAGGCCGTCGCCGATCTCGCGGAGCGGTACGCCTTCGACGAGATCCGCGTCAGCCACGAACAGAATCTCGTCCTGCCCCATGTGGCGCGTGCGAGCCTGAAGGCGGTCTTTGACCGGCTGGTGCAGATCGGGCTTGCGACGGCCAATGCCGGCCTTGTCACCGATATCATCGCGTGCCCGGGGCTCGATTACTGCGCGCTCGCCAATGCCCGCTCCATTCCCGTGGCACAGCAGATCTCCACCCGCTTCGCCGACCAGGCGCGGCAGGAGACGATCGGGGATCTCAAGATCAAGATCTCCGGCTGCATCAATGCCTGCGGCCACCACCATGTGGGCCATATCGGCATTCTGGGCGTGGAGAAGAAGGGCGCGGAGCTCTATCAGGTCACACTCGGTGGCTCGGGCGACGAGAACACCTCGCTTGGCGAGATCATCGGCCGCGGCTTCGGCCCGGACGAGATCGTCGATGCCGTGGAGACCATCATCGACACCTATCTCGGCGTGCGCCGGGACAATTCCGAAACCTTCCTCGCCGCCTATCGCCGGCTTGGCCCTGCACCTTTCAAGGAGGCCCTTTATGGCAGTGAAGCCAAAGCCGCTTGA
- a CDS encoding SMR family transporter — MAWILLIGAGLLEIVWAFYMKQSDGFSRMMPTIIMAVAMLASVALLALAMRSLPLGTAYAVWTGIGAVGAFVMGIAVLGEAATPARLIAAILILAGLVIMKVASS; from the coding sequence ATGGCTTGGATATTGCTGATCGGCGCGGGATTGCTGGAGATCGTCTGGGCTTTCTACATGAAGCAGTCAGACGGGTTCAGCCGCATGATGCCGACGATCATCATGGCGGTTGCGATGCTTGCCAGCGTGGCGTTGCTCGCGCTTGCGATGCGGTCGCTTCCCCTCGGCACGGCCTATGCCGTCTGGACCGGCATCGGCGCGGTTGGGGCTTTCGTGATGGGCATTGCCGTTCTCGGGGAGGCGGCAACCCCGGCGAGGCTCATCGCCGCCATCCTCATTCTCGCCGGTCTGGTTATCATGAAAGTTGCAAGTTCCTGA
- the cysG gene encoding siroheme synthase CysG, with amino-acid sequence MAGETAKLNAFPVFMRVDGRRVVIIGGGEEALAKARLMAQSAAEILVVAEAPEPALVNWGAANGVTLVRAPYEAAHLDGAALAFAATGEERSDRAVVADARARAIPANAVDRPELCDFFTPALVNRAPVAVAIGTEGAGPVLAQMIRARIDRMLSPSLGRLAVLAASYRDAVERRLAKGVVRRRFWKAFFTGGPARAIEAGNARRAAEAAEALLLAQGAEPGHVALVGAGPGAEDLLTLRAQRLLMEADVIVHDALVPEAVVAMGRRDAERIAAGKRKGCHSKTQAEINELLVALGRAGKRVVRLKSGDPLVFGRAGEEMAALRDAGISYEVVPGVTAAFAAAADFELPLTLRGVASSMVFTTGHDLKGVALPDWAKLAIEGATVAVYMGRSTAAEVAGRLREAGLSRDTAVAVVENASLGKRRLFHGTLSDLPALEKRTDLAGPVLTIIGDAVAGANFTRSESLAAWHETGARIPAQEE; translated from the coding sequence ATGGCTGGCGAAACGGCAAAGCTGAACGCATTCCCCGTTTTCATGCGGGTGGACGGACGTCGCGTCGTCATCATCGGCGGCGGCGAAGAAGCCTTGGCCAAAGCACGGCTGATGGCACAATCGGCTGCCGAGATCCTGGTTGTCGCCGAAGCGCCGGAGCCGGCGCTCGTCAATTGGGGGGCCGCGAACGGGGTGACACTTGTCCGCGCCCCCTACGAGGCTGCTCATCTCGATGGAGCCGCTCTCGCCTTCGCCGCCACCGGCGAGGAGCGGTCGGATCGCGCCGTTGTCGCGGATGCGCGCGCGCGGGCCATTCCCGCCAATGCCGTGGACCGGCCCGAACTCTGCGATTTCTTCACGCCCGCGCTCGTCAACCGTGCCCCGGTCGCCGTGGCGATCGGCACGGAAGGGGCCGGCCCGGTGCTCGCCCAGATGATTCGCGCCCGCATCGACCGGATGCTCTCGCCCTCGCTCGGGCGGCTCGCTGTTCTCGCGGCCTCTTACCGCGATGCGGTGGAGCGCCGCCTGGCCAAAGGTGTGGTGCGCCGCCGCTTCTGGAAAGCGTTCTTCACCGGCGGCCCGGCCCGTGCCATCGAGGCGGGTAACGCCCGACGCGCGGCCGAAGCAGCCGAGGCGCTGCTGCTGGCGCAGGGCGCCGAGCCCGGTCACGTAGCGCTGGTGGGTGCCGGCCCCGGTGCGGAAGATCTGCTTACATTGCGCGCCCAGCGGCTGCTCATGGAAGCCGACGTGATCGTGCATGACGCGCTGGTGCCGGAAGCTGTCGTCGCCATGGGGCGCCGCGATGCGGAACGCATCGCCGCCGGCAAGCGCAAGGGCTGCCATTCCAAGACTCAGGCCGAGATCAACGAACTCCTCGTTGCGCTCGGGCGCGCTGGCAAGCGTGTCGTGCGACTCAAGTCGGGCGATCCGCTGGTCTTCGGTCGCGCCGGGGAGGAAATGGCGGCGCTCAGGGATGCCGGCATCTCCTATGAGGTCGTGCCGGGCGTCACGGCCGCCTTCGCCGCGGCCGCCGACTTCGAGCTGCCGCTGACTTTGCGCGGCGTGGCCTCCTCGATGGTTTTCACGACCGGACACGACCTCAAGGGCGTCGCGTTACCGGATTGGGCGAAGCTTGCCATCGAAGGCGCGACTGTCGCCGTCTATATGGGCCGCTCGACCGCAGCCGAGGTCGCGGGTCGCCTTCGCGAAGCCGGTCTTTCCCGCGATACGGCCGTTGCCGTGGTCGAAAACGCAAGCCTCGGCAAGCGCCGCCTGTTCCACGGGACGCTTTCCGACCTGCCCGCTCTCGAGAAGCGTACGGATCTTGCCGGCCCGGTGCTCACTATCATCGGCGATGCGGTGGCCGGGGCCAATTTCACGCGTTCGGAGTCGCTCGCCGCCTGGCACGAGACCGGCGCGCGCATTCCGGCGCAGGAGGAGTAG
- a CDS encoding SDR family oxidoreductase: MSETDNRKTLVLTGASRGIGHATVKRFSREGWRVITCSRHPFAEDCPWPAGPEDHIQLDLSDQEGVGIAIGEIRHRLAANGGRLNALVNNAAISPKLEGGKRMNSIDTPMHVWRDVFQVNFFAPIMLARGLFKELAAAKGSIVNVTSIVGSRVHPFAGTAYATSKAALVALTREMAADFGPHGIRVNAIAPGEIETSILSPGTDTLVESIPLRRLGQTSEVADTIFFLCSEHASYVTGAEIHINGGQHV; encoded by the coding sequence GTGAGCGAGACCGACAATCGAAAGACCCTGGTCCTGACAGGCGCGAGCCGCGGCATCGGTCATGCGACGGTGAAGCGCTTCTCGCGCGAGGGCTGGCGAGTAATCACCTGCTCGCGGCATCCCTTCGCGGAAGACTGCCCTTGGCCGGCGGGGCCGGAGGACCACATTCAGCTCGACCTTTCCGACCAGGAGGGCGTGGGCATCGCGATCGGAGAGATCCGCCATCGGCTCGCTGCAAATGGGGGCCGGCTCAACGCGCTGGTCAACAATGCCGCCATCTCGCCCAAGCTCGAAGGTGGCAAGCGCATGAACTCCATCGACACGCCCATGCATGTCTGGCGCGATGTCTTTCAGGTGAATTTCTTCGCGCCGATCATGCTGGCGCGCGGGCTCTTCAAGGAACTCGCCGCTGCCAAGGGCTCCATCGTCAACGTCACATCCATCGTGGGCAGCCGTGTGCACCCGTTTGCCGGGACGGCCTATGCCACCTCCAAGGCCGCTCTGGTGGCGCTGACACGCGAGATGGCCGCCGATTTCGGGCCGCACGGGATCCGCGTGAATGCGATTGCTCCGGGAGAGATCGAGACGTCGATCCTCTCGCCCGGCACCGACACGCTGGTGGAATCCATCCCGCTTCGCCGCCTCGGCCAGACGTCCGAAGTCGCCGACACGATTTTCTTCCTCTGCTCCGAGCACGCCTCTTACGTGACCGGTGCCGAGATCCACATCAATGGCGGGCAGCACGTCTGA